A genomic window from Populus nigra chromosome 7, ddPopNigr1.1, whole genome shotgun sequence includes:
- the LOC133699248 gene encoding putative E3 ubiquitin-protein ligase RING1a isoform X1, producing the protein MPAQKRSHETLQKEDDDALIQQQQDHTNNNNNNNHEQKQQPQDDIDDDGGGGGVDEQSDRSQSSSSINEDVKEEYVVVKLSEIRKEVQCPICLGIIRKTRTVMECLHRFCRECIDKSMRLGNNECPACRTHCASRRSLRDDPNYDALISALYPDIDKYEEEELAFQEDEKARNKQIQATIAQTFHRQAEALSRKKTTAKVTAAAFARRTPSRFRDAHSRGRRNYRMAGFQGSDDNEDANGDGGKDSSSADEHSAEVKPKRCKKWAGARSAAVNADGGGDENDSEVNKESVGGSSGLVGSSERLAWGKNGMRSHTRYGSANGSNVKNARSSRISKLADYLRNLEGNDNEFDINLMLVSFDEQRVPSLQRPYLCCRPTLSINKLCQYVAFQTSLQANEVEIYLVREMNSKVDFSISRSTPISKPGIIDPCKDKLQVLEEQETLGRLKTNNFIHGHLLLAYRKKVLKSEW; encoded by the exons ATGCCAGCCCAGAAGCGTTCCCATGAGACCCTCCAAAAGGAAGATGATGATGCTCTTATTCAGCAGCAACAAGACCAcactaacaacaacaacaacaataaccatGAACAAAAGCAACAGCCTCAAGACgatattgatgatgatggtggtggtggtggtgttgatgAGC AATCCGATCGAAGCCAGTCTTCTTCGAGTATTAACGAAGACGTGAAAGAAGA ATATGTTGTAGTGAAGTTGTCTGAGATACGCAAGGAAGTACAATGTCCAATCTGTCTAG GTATTATCCGCAAAACAAGAACAGTGATGGAATGTCTGCACCGTTTCTGCAGGGAATGCATTGACAAATCTATGCGGCTCGG GAACAATGAGTGCCCTGCTTGCCGCACACATTGTGCCAGTCGTAGGTCTTTGAGAGATGACCCAAATTATGATGCATTAATTTCAGCCTTGTATCCAGATATTGACAAATATGAGGAAGAG GAATTGGCTTTCCAAGAAGATGAGAAGGCTCGCAATAAGCAG ATCCAGGCTACCATCGCCCAGACTTTTCATCGACAGGCTGAAGCTCTgagtagaaaaaaaacaacagctaAAGTGACAGCAGCAGCATTTGCAAGGAGAACACCAAGTCGTTTTCGAGATGCCCACTCTAGGGGAAGAAGAAATTATCGAATGGCTGGatttcaaggatctgatgacAATGAAGATGCAAATGGTGATGGAGGAAAAGATTCATCATCTGCTGACGAGCACAGTGCAGAAGTCAAACCAAAAAGGTGCAAGAAATGGGCAGGTGCTCGTTCAGCTGCTGTTAATGCAGATGGAGGTGGTGATGAAAATGATTCAGAAGTGAATAAAGAATCTGTGGGGGGATCTTCTGGGCTAGTTGGCTCCTCAGAAAGGCTTGCCTGGGGAAAAAATGGCATGCGGAGTCACACCCGGTATGGCAGTGCAAACGGCAGCAATGTAAAAAATGCTCGAAGCAGTCGCATCTCTAAGTTAGCAGATTATCTACGGAACTTGGAGGGAAATGATAATGAG tttgatatCAACCTCATGCTTGTTTCTTTTGATGAGCAAAGAGTACCCAGTTTGCAGCGCCCATACCTTTGCTGCAGGCCAACTTTGTCTATTAATAAACTGTGTCAG TATGTTGCTTTCCAAACCTCTTTGCAAGCCAATGAAGTGGAGATATACTTGGTCCGAGAGATGAATTCTAAGGTCGACTTTTCAATCTCCAGGAGTACTCCAATTTCTAAACCTGGTATAATTGATCCATGCAAAGATAAATTGCAAGTTTTAGAAGAACAAGAAACTTTGGGAAGacttaaaacaaacaatttcaTCCACGGGCACCTG CTCCTGGCATATCGGAAAAAGGTGTTAAAGTCCGAATGGTAG
- the LOC133699248 gene encoding putative E3 ubiquitin-protein ligase RING1a isoform X2 has translation MPAQKRSHETLQKEDDDALIQQQQDHTNNNNNNNHEQKQQPQDDIDDDGGGGGVDEQSDRSQSSSSINEDVKEEYVVVKLSEIRKEVQCPICLGIIRKTRTVMECLHRFCRECIDKSMRLGNNECPACRTHCASRRSLRDDPNYDALISALYPDIDKYEEEELAFQEDEKARNKQIQATIAQTFHRQAEALSRKKTTAKVTAAAFARRTPSRFRDAHSRGRRNYRMAGFQGSDDNEDANGDGGKDSSSADEHSAEVKPKRCKKWAGARSAAVNADGGGDENDSEVNKESVGGSSGLVGSSERLAWGKNGMRSHTRYGSANGSNVKNARSSRISKLADYLRNLEGNDNEFDINLMLVSFDEQRVPSLQRPYLCCRPTLSINKLCQRVELVINSLFDCSMLLSKPLCKPMKWRYTWSER, from the exons ATGCCAGCCCAGAAGCGTTCCCATGAGACCCTCCAAAAGGAAGATGATGATGCTCTTATTCAGCAGCAACAAGACCAcactaacaacaacaacaacaataaccatGAACAAAAGCAACAGCCTCAAGACgatattgatgatgatggtggtggtggtggtgttgatgAGC AATCCGATCGAAGCCAGTCTTCTTCGAGTATTAACGAAGACGTGAAAGAAGA ATATGTTGTAGTGAAGTTGTCTGAGATACGCAAGGAAGTACAATGTCCAATCTGTCTAG GTATTATCCGCAAAACAAGAACAGTGATGGAATGTCTGCACCGTTTCTGCAGGGAATGCATTGACAAATCTATGCGGCTCGG GAACAATGAGTGCCCTGCTTGCCGCACACATTGTGCCAGTCGTAGGTCTTTGAGAGATGACCCAAATTATGATGCATTAATTTCAGCCTTGTATCCAGATATTGACAAATATGAGGAAGAG GAATTGGCTTTCCAAGAAGATGAGAAGGCTCGCAATAAGCAG ATCCAGGCTACCATCGCCCAGACTTTTCATCGACAGGCTGAAGCTCTgagtagaaaaaaaacaacagctaAAGTGACAGCAGCAGCATTTGCAAGGAGAACACCAAGTCGTTTTCGAGATGCCCACTCTAGGGGAAGAAGAAATTATCGAATGGCTGGatttcaaggatctgatgacAATGAAGATGCAAATGGTGATGGAGGAAAAGATTCATCATCTGCTGACGAGCACAGTGCAGAAGTCAAACCAAAAAGGTGCAAGAAATGGGCAGGTGCTCGTTCAGCTGCTGTTAATGCAGATGGAGGTGGTGATGAAAATGATTCAGAAGTGAATAAAGAATCTGTGGGGGGATCTTCTGGGCTAGTTGGCTCCTCAGAAAGGCTTGCCTGGGGAAAAAATGGCATGCGGAGTCACACCCGGTATGGCAGTGCAAACGGCAGCAATGTAAAAAATGCTCGAAGCAGTCGCATCTCTAAGTTAGCAGATTATCTACGGAACTTGGAGGGAAATGATAATGAG tttgatatCAACCTCATGCTTGTTTCTTTTGATGAGCAAAGAGTACCCAGTTTGCAGCGCCCATACCTTTGCTGCAGGCCAACTTTGTCTATTAATAAACTGTGTCAG CGTGTAGAATTGGTCATCAATTCTTTGTTCGATTGCAGTATGTTGCTTTCCAAACCTCTTTGCAAGCCAATGAAGTGGAGATATACTTGGTCCGAGAGATGA
- the LOC133698153 gene encoding glyoxysomal processing protease, glyoxysomal-like isoform X1, which yields MGLPEIVDFARNFAVMVRIQGPDPKGLKMRKHAFHQYNSGKTTLSASGLLLPDTLYDADLANRILEGKSQGLGLVVTVASVIEPFLSSKHRESISQSRPELIPGAQIDVMAEGKTDLRKGADGGLDKGTSHWLRAQVIRLVDVPLSSLALQSLVEASSGSMNHGWEVGWSLASPENGPQSFMDGVQTQTEHGNASIAESQRRAREESSNPSIMGKSTTRVAILGVFLHLKDLPNFEISSSSRRGDFLLAVGSPFGVLSPVHFFNSLSVGSIANCYPPRSSDISLLMADIRCLPGMEGSPVFCENSNFIGILIRPLRQKSSGAEIQLVIPWEAIALACSDLLLKEPQNAEKGIHINKENLNAVGNAYSSSSDGPFPLKHGHHISYCSSPLPVEKAMASICLITIDELVWASGVLLNDQGLILTNAHLLEPWRFGKTIVNGGEDGTKLQDPFIPPGEFPRYSEVDGHEKTQRLPPKTLNIMNSSVADESKGYKLSLAYKGPMNIRVRLDHADPWIWCDAKVVHVCKGPLDVALLQLEHVPDQLFPTKVDFECSSLGSKAYVIGHGLFGPRCGFSPSICSGAVSKVVKAKAPSYCQSVQGGNSHIPAMLETTAAVHPGGSGGAVVNSEGHMIGLVTSNARHGGGTVIPHLNFSIPCAVLAPIFDFAKDMRDISLLQNLDRPNEHLSSVWALMPPLSPKPSPPLPSLPESILQDYEKQVKGSRFAKFIAEREKLFRGTPQLGKAKSISNVIFPSKL from the exons ATGGGTTTGCCTGAAATCGTAGATTTTGCCCGAAACTTCGCTGTCATGGTTAGAATCCAAGGCCCT gACCCGAAAGGACTAAAGATGCGAAAACACGCTTTTCACCAATACAA TTCTGGCAAGACAACACTTTCAGCTTCTGGGCTGTTATTACCTGACACCCTTTATGATGCTGACTTGGCTAACCGGATTCTGGAGGGTAAAAGCCAGGGTCTTGGTTTGGTAGTCACAGTTGCTTCTGTTATTGAGCCTTTTTTGTCATCAAAACATAGAGAGAGCATTTCTCAG AGTCGACCTGAGCTGATTCCTGGTGCTCAAATTGATGTTATGGCTGAG GGAAAGACGGATTTGAGGAAAGGTGCAGATGGGGGTTTGGATAAAGGAACTTCTCACTGGCTCCGCGCACAAGTTATTAGATTG GTTGATGTTCCTCTATCTTCTCTTGCTCTTCAATCACTCGTAGAAGCTTCTTCAGGTTCAATGAACCATGGATGGGAGGTTGGTTGGTCTCTAGCTTCACCTGAGAATGGTCCCCAGTCTTTTATGGATGGTGTCCAGACACAG ACTGAGCATGGAAATGCATCAATTGCTGAGAGCCAGAGACGTGCAAGGGAGGAATCTAGTAATCCAAGTATTATGGGCAAGTCGACCACTAGAGTTGCTATTCTTGGCGTTTTCTTACATTTGAAG GATCTGCCCAACTTTGAAATATCATCATCAAGTAGAAGGGGGGATTTTCTTTTAGCAGTGGGTTCTCCTTTTGGTGTCCTCTCACCTGTGCACTTCTTTAACAG CTTGTCAGTGGGATCCATTGCCAACTGCTATCCTCCTAGATCATCTGACATATCATTGCTGATGGCTGACATTCGGTGTCTTCCAG GAATGGAAGGTAGTCCAGTTTTTtgtgaaaattcaaattttattggcATATTGATTAGACCATTGCGGCAAAAGAGTAGCGGTGCTGAAATCCAG CTGGTGATTCCGTGGGAAGCCATTGCACTTGCTTGCAGTGACTTGCTGCTGAAGGAGCCTCAAAATGCGGAAAAAGGGATTCATATTAATAAGGAAAACTTAAATGCTGTAGGGAATGCATACAGCTCTAGTTCAGATGGACCCTTCCCTCTTAAGCATGGGCATCATATTTCTTATTGCTCTTCACCACTGCCAGTTGAGAAGGCTATGGCTTCTATTTGTCTTATTACCATTGATGAACTTGTATGGGCATCTGGGGTTCTGCTTAATGATCAAGGTCTGATACTCACAAATGCTCACCTATTAGAACCTTGGAGGTTTGGGAAAACAATTGTAAATGGTGGAGAAGATGGAACCAAATTGCAGGATCCTTTTATTCCACCTGGAGAATTTCCTAGATATAGTGAAGTTGATGGCCATGAGAAGACACAGAGGTTGCCACCAAAGACACTGAACATTATGAATTCTTCTGTTGCTGATGAGAGCAAGGGATACAAACTGAGTTTGGCTTACAAAGGCCCTATGAATATACGTGTTCGTTTGGATCATGCTGACCCTTGGATTTGGTGTGATGCTAAAGTAGTGCATGTTTGCAAGGGACCTTTGGATGTTGCTCTTCTGCAGCTTGAGCATGTTCCAGATCAGCTTTTCCCTACCAAAGTGGATTTTGAATGCTCATCTTTGGGATCAAAGGCGTATGTTATTGGACATGGACTATTTGGACCACGATGTG GCTTTTCCCCCTCTATTTGCTCTGGAGCGGTGTCAAAAGTAGTCAAAGCAAAGGCACCATCATATTGTCAATCTGTTCAAGGAGGGAATTCACACATTCCAGCGATGCTTGAAACAACAGCTGCTGTCCACCCAGGTGGTAGTGGTGGCGCTGTCGTTAATTCAGAAGGTCATATGATTGGACTTGTTACCAG CAATGCAAGGCATGGTGGTGGAACAGTTATACCACATCTGAACTTCAGTATTCCATGTGCAGTTTTGGCTCCAATATTTGATTTTGCAAAAG ATATGCGGGATATTTCACTTCTGCAAAATCTTGACCGACCTAATGAACACCTTTCTTCGGTATGGGCATTAATGCCACCACTCTCCCCCAAACCAAGCCCTCCTTTGCCTTCTCTGCCAGAGTCAATACTGCAAGATTATGAGAAACAAGTGAAGGGGTCTAGATTTGCTAAATTCATTGCTGAAAGAGAGAAGCTTTTCAGAGGGACACCTCAACTAGGCAAGGCAAAGAGCATTTCAAATGTGATTTTTCCCAGTAAATTATGA
- the LOC133698153 gene encoding glyoxysomal processing protease, glyoxysomal-like isoform X2 — protein sequence MGLPEIVDFARNFAVMVRIQGPDPKGLKMRKHAFHQYNSGKTTLSASGLLLPDTLYDADLANRILEGKSQGLGLVVTVASVIEPFLSSKHRESISQSRPELIPGAQIDVMAEGKTDLRKGADGGLDKGTSHWLRAQVIRLVDVPLSSLALQSLVEASSGSMNHGWEVGWSLASPENGPQSFMDGVQTQTEHGNASIAESQRRAREESSNPSIMGKSTTRVAILGVFLHLKDLPNFEISSSSRRGDFLLAVGSPFGVLSPVHFFNSLSVGSIANCYPPRSSDISLLMADIRCLPGMEGSPVFCENSNFIGILIRPLRQKSSGAEIQLVIPWEAIALACSDLLLKEPQNAEKGIHINKENLNAVGNAYSSSSDGPFPLKHGHHISYCSSPLPVEKAMASICLITIDELVWASGVLLNDQGLILTNAHLLEPWRFGKTIVNGGEDGTKLQDPFIPPGEFPRYSEVDGHEKTQRLPPKTLNIMNSSVADESKGYKLSLAYKGPMNIRVRLDHADPWIWCDAKVVHVCKGPLDVALLQLEHVPDQLFPTKVDFECSSLGSKAYVIGHGLFGPRCGFSPSICSGAVSKVVKAKAPSYCQSVQGGNSHIPAMLETTAAVHPGGSGGAVVNSEGHMIGLVTRLNFYI from the exons ATGGGTTTGCCTGAAATCGTAGATTTTGCCCGAAACTTCGCTGTCATGGTTAGAATCCAAGGCCCT gACCCGAAAGGACTAAAGATGCGAAAACACGCTTTTCACCAATACAA TTCTGGCAAGACAACACTTTCAGCTTCTGGGCTGTTATTACCTGACACCCTTTATGATGCTGACTTGGCTAACCGGATTCTGGAGGGTAAAAGCCAGGGTCTTGGTTTGGTAGTCACAGTTGCTTCTGTTATTGAGCCTTTTTTGTCATCAAAACATAGAGAGAGCATTTCTCAG AGTCGACCTGAGCTGATTCCTGGTGCTCAAATTGATGTTATGGCTGAG GGAAAGACGGATTTGAGGAAAGGTGCAGATGGGGGTTTGGATAAAGGAACTTCTCACTGGCTCCGCGCACAAGTTATTAGATTG GTTGATGTTCCTCTATCTTCTCTTGCTCTTCAATCACTCGTAGAAGCTTCTTCAGGTTCAATGAACCATGGATGGGAGGTTGGTTGGTCTCTAGCTTCACCTGAGAATGGTCCCCAGTCTTTTATGGATGGTGTCCAGACACAG ACTGAGCATGGAAATGCATCAATTGCTGAGAGCCAGAGACGTGCAAGGGAGGAATCTAGTAATCCAAGTATTATGGGCAAGTCGACCACTAGAGTTGCTATTCTTGGCGTTTTCTTACATTTGAAG GATCTGCCCAACTTTGAAATATCATCATCAAGTAGAAGGGGGGATTTTCTTTTAGCAGTGGGTTCTCCTTTTGGTGTCCTCTCACCTGTGCACTTCTTTAACAG CTTGTCAGTGGGATCCATTGCCAACTGCTATCCTCCTAGATCATCTGACATATCATTGCTGATGGCTGACATTCGGTGTCTTCCAG GAATGGAAGGTAGTCCAGTTTTTtgtgaaaattcaaattttattggcATATTGATTAGACCATTGCGGCAAAAGAGTAGCGGTGCTGAAATCCAG CTGGTGATTCCGTGGGAAGCCATTGCACTTGCTTGCAGTGACTTGCTGCTGAAGGAGCCTCAAAATGCGGAAAAAGGGATTCATATTAATAAGGAAAACTTAAATGCTGTAGGGAATGCATACAGCTCTAGTTCAGATGGACCCTTCCCTCTTAAGCATGGGCATCATATTTCTTATTGCTCTTCACCACTGCCAGTTGAGAAGGCTATGGCTTCTATTTGTCTTATTACCATTGATGAACTTGTATGGGCATCTGGGGTTCTGCTTAATGATCAAGGTCTGATACTCACAAATGCTCACCTATTAGAACCTTGGAGGTTTGGGAAAACAATTGTAAATGGTGGAGAAGATGGAACCAAATTGCAGGATCCTTTTATTCCACCTGGAGAATTTCCTAGATATAGTGAAGTTGATGGCCATGAGAAGACACAGAGGTTGCCACCAAAGACACTGAACATTATGAATTCTTCTGTTGCTGATGAGAGCAAGGGATACAAACTGAGTTTGGCTTACAAAGGCCCTATGAATATACGTGTTCGTTTGGATCATGCTGACCCTTGGATTTGGTGTGATGCTAAAGTAGTGCATGTTTGCAAGGGACCTTTGGATGTTGCTCTTCTGCAGCTTGAGCATGTTCCAGATCAGCTTTTCCCTACCAAAGTGGATTTTGAATGCTCATCTTTGGGATCAAAGGCGTATGTTATTGGACATGGACTATTTGGACCACGATGTG GCTTTTCCCCCTCTATTTGCTCTGGAGCGGTGTCAAAAGTAGTCAAAGCAAAGGCACCATCATATTGTCAATCTGTTCAAGGAGGGAATTCACACATTCCAGCGATGCTTGAAACAACAGCTGCTGTCCACCCAGGTGGTAGTGGTGGCGCTGTCGTTAATTCAGAAGGTCATATGATTGGACTTGTTACCAG ATTGAACTTCTATATTTAA
- the LOC133699249 gene encoding auxin-repressed 12.5 kDa protein-like: protein MVLLDKMWDDVVAGPQPERGLGKLRKISTRPLNIKDIDVGEGSSPVNKFQRSMTMPGTPGTPTTPVTPTTPVSARSNVWRSVFHPGSNLATKNIGAHVFDKPQPNTPTVYDWMYSGETKSEHR from the exons ATGGTTTTACTAGACAAGATGTGGgatgatgttgttgctggaccTCAGCCAGAACGTGGCCTTGGCAAGCTTAGAAAGATCAGCACCAGACCTCTTAACATCAAAG ATATTGACGTCGGAGAGGGGAGCAGTCCTGTTAATAAGTTTCAGAGGTCCATGACTATGCCAGGAACTCCAGGGACACCGACGACACCAGTGACCCCTACAACCCCAGTGTCGGCGCGTAGCAATGTTTGGAGGAGCGTGTTCCACCCTGGTAGCAACCTTGCTACTAAGAATATTGGTGCTCACGTTTTTGACAAGCCACAGCCTAACACACCCACTGTCTATGACTG GATGTACAGTGGAGAGACGAAGAGCGAGCATCGTTGA